One Paroedura picta isolate Pp20150507F chromosome 16, Ppicta_v3.0, whole genome shotgun sequence genomic region harbors:
- the SLC25A35 gene encoding solute carrier family 25 member 35 isoform X2, translated as MDFLLSGVAACGACLFTNPLEVVKTRMQLQGELQSPGTYTRHYRNVFHAFYTIGRVDGLAALQRGLMPALVYQFSMNGIRLGSYGIAESAGYTRRPDGQFSPLRSTLAGAVAGVMGAVTSSPIYLVKTHIQAQSAAEIAVGHQYQHEGMFHALVMIHREHGMAGLWRGAISAVPRVMVGSATQLTTFTSSKEFIGNLGIFPKDSWQVALSAGMTSSFTIAIAMTPFDVASTRLYNQPVGPEGLDVSGSSGLPR; from the exons ATGGACTTCCTCCTGAGTGGGGTGGCCGCTTGCGGGGCCTGCCTCTTCACGAACCCCCTGGAGGTGGTGAAGACCCGGATGCAGCTGCAAGGGGAGCTCCAGTCGCCCGGCACCTACACCCGGCACTACCGCAATGTCTTCCACGCCTTCTACACCATCGGGCGGGTGGACGGCCTGGCGGCGCTCCAGCGGGGCCTGATGCCCGCCTTGGTGTACCAGTTCAGCATGAACGGCATCCGCCTGGGGTCCTACGGCATTGCCGAGTCGGCCGGCTACACCCGCAGGCCTGACGGGCAGTTCAGCCCCTTGCGCAGCACCTTGGCGGGGGCCGTGGCAGGGGTGATGGGTGCCGTCACCAGCAGCCCGATCTACCTG GTCAAGACCCACATCCAGGCGCAATCTGCAGCTGAGATTGCTGTTGGGCATCAATACCAGCATGAG GGGATGTTCCACGCTCTCGTGATGATCCACAGAGAGCATGGGATGGCAGGACTCTGGCGGGGAGCGATCTCTGCCGTTCCCCGAGTCATGGTGGGATCTGCCACGCAGCTGACGACTTTCACCTCTTCCAAGGAGTTCATCGGAAATCTTGGG ATTTTTCCGAAAGACAGCTGGCAGGTGGCCCTGAGTGCCGGGATGACCAGCAGTTTTACCATCGCTATCGCCATGACCCCCTTCGACGTGGCTAGCACCCGTCTCTATAACCAGCCTGTGGGGCCTGAAG GGCTTGATGTATCGGGGTCTTCTGGACTGCCTCGCTAA
- the RANGRF gene encoding ran guanine nucleotide release factor isoform X2, whose protein sequence is MDHEAGQEQQQRQLFGGAFSAFLPPGSLDVSELRQVPDNQEVFVHPNTDQSVIIELLEYQAGVPDEAAVRYHFEDVVDASGGPEVLTQESLSPHLLALEGCSSAWNLTACQLVAKFDEDAKNEVRLHLALLRLPQYGTDVLLTFNDPTCIQPTGRPTCSLAERRS, encoded by the exons ATGGATCACGAGGCCGGACAGgaacagcagcagcggcagctctTTGGGGGGGCCttttctgccttcctcccccctggaAGCCTGGATGtcag tGAGTTACGCCAAGTTCCCgacaaccaggaagtctttgtcCACCCGAACACGGATCAGAGCGTCATTATCGAACTGTTGGAATACCAGGCCGGGGTGCCTGATGAAGCCGCAGTCAG ATATCACTTTGAGGACGTGGTTGATGCTTCCGGCGGCCCCGAGGTTTTGACCCAGGAGTCGTTGTCACCTCATCTCCTGGCACTAGAAGGCTGCAGCAGTGCCTGGAACCTCACCGCCTGCCAGCTAGTGGCCAAATTCGATGAAGAT GCCAAAAATGAGGTGAGGCTGCATCTCGCACTGCTCCGCCTGCCCCAGTACGGAACAGACGTCCTCCTGACCTTCAACGACCCCACCTGCATTCA accaacagggcggcCCACCTGCAGCCTAGCCGAGCGGAGGTCATGA
- the RANGRF gene encoding ran guanine nucleotide release factor isoform X1, producing the protein MDHEAGQEQQQRQLFGGAFSAFLPPGSLDVSELRQVPDNQEVFVHPNTDQSVIIELLEYQAGVPDEAAVRYHFEDVVDASGGPEVLTQESLSPHLLALEGCSSAWNLTACQLVAKFDEDAKNEVRLHLALLRLPQYGTDVLLTFNDPTCIHPLSSSAARGTEVPPSSLPSWTVEHFHNFVHSLQLLDPGIFG; encoded by the exons ATGGATCACGAGGCCGGACAGgaacagcagcagcggcagctctTTGGGGGGGCCttttctgccttcctcccccctggaAGCCTGGATGtcag tGAGTTACGCCAAGTTCCCgacaaccaggaagtctttgtcCACCCGAACACGGATCAGAGCGTCATTATCGAACTGTTGGAATACCAGGCCGGGGTGCCTGATGAAGCCGCAGTCAG ATATCACTTTGAGGACGTGGTTGATGCTTCCGGCGGCCCCGAGGTTTTGACCCAGGAGTCGTTGTCACCTCATCTCCTGGCACTAGAAGGCTGCAGCAGTGCCTGGAACCTCACCGCCTGCCAGCTAGTGGCCAAATTCGATGAAGAT GCCAAAAATGAGGTGAGGCTGCATCTCGCACTGCTCCGCCTGCCCCAGTACGGAACAGACGTCCTCCTGACCTTCAACGACCCCACCTGCATTCA CCCCCTAAGCAGTAGCGCGGCCCGAGGAACTGAGGTCCCACCGTCTTCCCTGCCTTCATGGACAGTGGAGCATTTCCATAACTTTGTGCACAGCCTGCAACTTCTTGACCCCGGCATCTTTGGGTAG
- the SLC25A35 gene encoding solute carrier family 25 member 35 isoform X1 has translation MDFLLSGVAACGACLFTNPLEVVKTRMQLQGELQSPGTYTRHYRNVFHAFYTIGRVDGLAALQRGLMPALVYQFSMNGIRLGSYGIAESAGYTRRPDGQFSPLRSTLAGAVAGVMGAVTSSPIYLVKTHIQAQSAAEIAVGHQYQHEGMFHALVMIHREHGMAGLWRGAISAVPRVMVGSATQLTTFTSSKEFIGNLGIFPKDSWQVALSAGMTSSFTIAIAMTPFDVASTRLYNQPVGPEGQGLMYRGLLDCLAKIIRTEGLFGIYKGLGASYFRIGPHTILSLLFWDQLRNAYAGWTNQER, from the exons ATGGACTTCCTCCTGAGTGGGGTGGCCGCTTGCGGGGCCTGCCTCTTCACGAACCCCCTGGAGGTGGTGAAGACCCGGATGCAGCTGCAAGGGGAGCTCCAGTCGCCCGGCACCTACACCCGGCACTACCGCAATGTCTTCCACGCCTTCTACACCATCGGGCGGGTGGACGGCCTGGCGGCGCTCCAGCGGGGCCTGATGCCCGCCTTGGTGTACCAGTTCAGCATGAACGGCATCCGCCTGGGGTCCTACGGCATTGCCGAGTCGGCCGGCTACACCCGCAGGCCTGACGGGCAGTTCAGCCCCTTGCGCAGCACCTTGGCGGGGGCCGTGGCAGGGGTGATGGGTGCCGTCACCAGCAGCCCGATCTACCTG GTCAAGACCCACATCCAGGCGCAATCTGCAGCTGAGATTGCTGTTGGGCATCAATACCAGCATGAG GGGATGTTCCACGCTCTCGTGATGATCCACAGAGAGCATGGGATGGCAGGACTCTGGCGGGGAGCGATCTCTGCCGTTCCCCGAGTCATGGTGGGATCTGCCACGCAGCTGACGACTTTCACCTCTTCCAAGGAGTTCATCGGAAATCTTGGG ATTTTTCCGAAAGACAGCTGGCAGGTGGCCCTGAGTGCCGGGATGACCAGCAGTTTTACCATCGCTATCGCCATGACCCCCTTCGACGTGGCTAGCACCCGTCTCTATAACCAGCCTGTGGGGCCTGAAGGTCAG GGCTTGATGTATCGGGGTCTTCTGGACTGCCTCGCTAAAATAATCCGCACAGAGGGTCTCTTCGGGATCTACAAAGGCCTCGGGGCCTCCTACTTCCGGATCGGCCCCCACACCATCCTCAGCTTGCTCTTCTGGGACCAGCTGCGCAACGCTTACGCCGGCTGGACGAACCAAGAGCGGTGA